Proteins co-encoded in one Neofelis nebulosa isolate mNeoNeb1 chromosome 2, mNeoNeb1.pri, whole genome shotgun sequence genomic window:
- the ING5 gene encoding inhibitor of growth protein 5 isoform X1 — MATAMYLEHYLDSIENLPCELQRNFQLMRELDQRTEDKKAEIDILAAEYISTVKTLSPDQRVEHLQKIQSAYSKCKEYSDDKVQLAMQTYEMVDKHIRRLDADLARFEADLKDKMEGSDFESSGGRGLKKGRGQKEKRGSRGRGRRTSEEDTPKKKKHKGGSEFTDTILSVHPSDVLDMPVDPNEPTYCLCHQVSYGEMIGCDNPDCPIEWFHFACVDLTTKPKGKWFCPRCVQERRRRK; from the exons ATGGCGACCGCCATGTACTTGGAGCACTACCTGGACA GTATCGAGAACCTTCCTTGTGAGCTGCAGAGGAACTTCCAGCTCATGAGAGAGCTGGACCAGAGGACGGAAG ATAAGAAGGCAGAGATCGACATCCTGGCTGCGGAGTATATCTCCACGGTGAAGACGCTTTCTCCAGACCAGCGTGTGGAGCACCTGCAGAAGATCCAGAGCGCCTACAGCAAGTGTAAGGAGTACAGTGATGATAAGGTGCAGCTGGCCATGCAGACCTATGAGATG GTGGATAAACACATTCGAAGGCTCGACGCAGACCTGGCACGCTTCGAAGCAGACCTGAAGGACAAGATGGAGGGCAGTGACTTTGAAAGCTCCGGAGGACGAGGGTTAAAAA AAGGTCgaggtcagaaagaaaaaagaggctcCCGAGGTCGTGGCAGGAGGACCTCAGAAGAAGACActccaaagaaaaagaagcataaagGAGG GTCTGAGTTCACCGACACCATCTTGTCCGTGCACCCCTCTGACGTGCTGGACATGCCCGTGGACCCCAATGAGCCCACCTACTGCCTGTGCCACCAGGTGTCCTACGGGGAGATGATAGGCTGTGACAACCCGGAC TGTCCTATCGAGTGGTTTCACTTCGCCTGCGTGGATCTGACCACGAAACCCAAAGGAAAATG GTTCTGTCCGCGGTGCgttcaggagaggaggaggaggaagtga
- the ING5 gene encoding inhibitor of growth protein 5 isoform X2, protein MATAMYLEHYLDNKKAEIDILAAEYISTVKTLSPDQRVEHLQKIQSAYSKCKEYSDDKVQLAMQTYEMVDKHIRRLDADLARFEADLKDKMEGSDFESSGGRGLKKGRGQKEKRGSRGRGRRTSEEDTPKKKKHKGGSEFTDTILSVHPSDVLDMPVDPNEPTYCLCHQVSYGEMIGCDNPDCPIEWFHFACVDLTTKPKGKWFCPRCVQERRRRK, encoded by the exons ATGGCGACCGCCATGTACTTGGAGCACTACCTGGACA ATAAGAAGGCAGAGATCGACATCCTGGCTGCGGAGTATATCTCCACGGTGAAGACGCTTTCTCCAGACCAGCGTGTGGAGCACCTGCAGAAGATCCAGAGCGCCTACAGCAAGTGTAAGGAGTACAGTGATGATAAGGTGCAGCTGGCCATGCAGACCTATGAGATG GTGGATAAACACATTCGAAGGCTCGACGCAGACCTGGCACGCTTCGAAGCAGACCTGAAGGACAAGATGGAGGGCAGTGACTTTGAAAGCTCCGGAGGACGAGGGTTAAAAA AAGGTCgaggtcagaaagaaaaaagaggctcCCGAGGTCGTGGCAGGAGGACCTCAGAAGAAGACActccaaagaaaaagaagcataaagGAGG GTCTGAGTTCACCGACACCATCTTGTCCGTGCACCCCTCTGACGTGCTGGACATGCCCGTGGACCCCAATGAGCCCACCTACTGCCTGTGCCACCAGGTGTCCTACGGGGAGATGATAGGCTGTGACAACCCGGAC TGTCCTATCGAGTGGTTTCACTTCGCCTGCGTGGATCTGACCACGAAACCCAAAGGAAAATG GTTCTGTCCGCGGTGCgttcaggagaggaggaggaggaagtga
- the ING5 gene encoding inhibitor of growth protein 5 isoform X3 — protein sequence MRELDQRTEDKKAEIDILAAEYISTVKTLSPDQRVEHLQKIQSAYSKCKEYSDDKVQLAMQTYEMVDKHIRRLDADLARFEADLKDKMEGSDFESSGGRGLKKGRGQKEKRGSRGRGRRTSEEDTPKKKKHKGGSEFTDTILSVHPSDVLDMPVDPNEPTYCLCHQVSYGEMIGCDNPDCPIEWFHFACVDLTTKPKGKWFCPRCVQERRRRK from the exons ATGAGAGAGCTGGACCAGAGGACGGAAG ATAAGAAGGCAGAGATCGACATCCTGGCTGCGGAGTATATCTCCACGGTGAAGACGCTTTCTCCAGACCAGCGTGTGGAGCACCTGCAGAAGATCCAGAGCGCCTACAGCAAGTGTAAGGAGTACAGTGATGATAAGGTGCAGCTGGCCATGCAGACCTATGAGATG GTGGATAAACACATTCGAAGGCTCGACGCAGACCTGGCACGCTTCGAAGCAGACCTGAAGGACAAGATGGAGGGCAGTGACTTTGAAAGCTCCGGAGGACGAGGGTTAAAAA AAGGTCgaggtcagaaagaaaaaagaggctcCCGAGGTCGTGGCAGGAGGACCTCAGAAGAAGACActccaaagaaaaagaagcataaagGAGG GTCTGAGTTCACCGACACCATCTTGTCCGTGCACCCCTCTGACGTGCTGGACATGCCCGTGGACCCCAATGAGCCCACCTACTGCCTGTGCCACCAGGTGTCCTACGGGGAGATGATAGGCTGTGACAACCCGGAC TGTCCTATCGAGTGGTTTCACTTCGCCTGCGTGGATCTGACCACGAAACCCAAAGGAAAATG GTTCTGTCCGCGGTGCgttcaggagaggaggaggaggaagtga